The window TTAGATCGTCGGCATATAAATTTGCTTTGAAATTTCCTGTTGTGAAATTTTCTGTTGCTCATGAAATGTTTAACTCAGAGTCTAGAAAGTTTCCTTGTATACCGTATACTTGTATGcctaagaaatttattatttttaggatCTGGTACCGTATCACAGACTTTATTTGTAtcgaaaaatatggaaattactTGTTGATTATTCCTTAAAGACTCACATATATCATTTACGAAAGATACTAGATTGTCATTGATCGATCTCTCTTTTCTAAAGTCACTTTGGATGGAGGCCAATATGTAgctggtttttctaaaaaccaaactaatctgttattttagattttttcaatagtttacaaatattgtttataatagGAATTGGTCGATAAGGCGAGGAGTCGGTTTTAGACttatatagttttaaaatttatGGATTGGTACCAAATTATAGGAAAAGTTTTCTAATGAACATATGATTAAATGTGTCTAAAAGGATTATTTTATCTGACAGTggaaagttttttataaaaataattataatatcatCAGGACCTGGAGAAGAGTTTTTTGATAGTCTCTTTAaactgtaacaataaaacactgaaacctttgttttcaaaacttccacaaaatttattttaaggttgatctgcaccccccaaaagacaaaccccaaattcaaaaaatttgaaaaaatttgagaaggtatatgtgttgactagaagtattttgacaacttttaaacaaacttcatgttttcgtttttgaaaaaactcaaaaaaactacttttttccaagtataaagcgggaaaaccaaacataggattttgttaatttttttacagcatcaagatatgataataagaaatacttatgaattttttgaaaatttttgaatttacagttttgttccaataggaaaaaataatatgtttcggcttataataaagttaccggtaagaaaccgaaaaaatttttaataacaacatatataaaaaactgtaaaagtggaaaatatttgcaataaaacgttaaatattttttcctaaacatatgaaaaatctcgttaaacaagaattatgtcttgaactgccgccttcaaattgtaatgtagagagatggctccatctgaagcaacggtagtatttatcatcgatagatagcattacgttcggcttcgaaacgcttcaacgaaacgtcacactaacagggttgccatatcaattactttgtacaacactggcagataacaacaaaatttaataggaatgttatcggtttgaactttgaaccggtcatgctgaaacttacagagttacagaatagtagatactgcaacttttattttgaaagtaggatatcataaaatttacactctataagtaatatatttataaaaaacctatttagttttaaaaacctatttaggcgtttttagttaattattttagtatttataaagatagtgtttcttgcataaccagtggcgtacacagaatttgtctgagggggggggtttaaaatttttttatgctacctccattttgagtctataaaatttgggttttagtttaatataAAGTaataaagatagcagtgccaaagattcaggtatctattatcctgcctaccaactaaaaccaccctctcttacttgtgtgcatttgactgtcgcacgtaccgtactctgAAAGTGGGGTgaagacatttttggaacactcccttctcttatctaaatcttatctattgttctgaaactattttcttgtggcttttaaagtaattactattttaatgggaataagccaacttgtaaatacaatacattttggagacggctatcgccgtattcccgttcttctccgccaattctgccggtttaaggcatgctcctcctccaaacctttcgattccatcgctcttctaattccttcattccatgagggtcaagttctacctctttttcttcttccagggggtttccatttgtgaagtttttgggggcCAACGTTTGTCTGACATTCCCAAAtagtgtccaaaccattttgaacctctttttttctattctgtcaattaCCGTTTTTGTAGcattggtcttcctttcctgccttgatgttctagcacttcttctcaaataatccatttgctaactgctaacaatcttctcttaaggtctgcattgacaattgtccatacttcagagccataacaaagaactgattcaaccatggtttgccctattctttttttgttccttttggaaatgttgcgatcccaccataaggagttcagacatcctacaattttacgtctctgagtaattcggtgtttaatttcggtttgtcccaagccgttcttagcaatgagtgcacttaaatatttaaatttttccacttgtttgatttccacgtcctcgtcgatcaacacttcaaaccttgcatctgaattgataactaaatattctgttttcttcatgctgacttgtaactcacattttacatattctctatatagacgctttatcataaattctagatcataaaaaTCTAGACCGGTGATAGCATACGGAGCGAAAGTAATGTGTCTTACGAAAatagatataaagaaaataaaaatataaataaaaagtaaaatataaagaaaaagtaagaaatattaaaagcaaaatgattagaataaacagcccaataaagcccgaacaaggagaatatagaagactaatgaaccatgaaataagaaatagaaatataaccgaaggggaagacagtgaaatttattaatccacaaagactgagatggtttggactcatacaaagaagaaaaaaagacgcactaataaggaagataacaaacctgaaaccagtaataaacagaccaaaagaaagacatgtttgcatgttttaaataacatttttgacgattgaccattttttatataaatcccactaaaatatttaataataccagataatttaatttttaactatcaacaaaaatctaatatatgattgcatgtataaatttaatggtaatacgatattcacagatagcgccgctaagtacctctttgtcgataaaaatatttagataataaatatgtatcatttttcaatgatatgtgtggATGAAATGCGTAACTTTATGTTCCTGCAAATGCGTAACTTTAATATATTCCGATTGACACAGCggagcagtaaaatattatacataaagatgttaaagatatctttgcttacttggtctactaggtatttgataaaattactgtctacacaacttggcaactcagccaatggatgtaatgatagaaaactgtaatttatattagggtttgaaaatactacagagtcatcatgtagaaatctagaattaagttaaaaaatttaccaGAGCTCATGcagcagtagagccatctctaggatcagaaacaaattaattgtgggtgaagatcaaccttaaactcttatcactacagctgtttcggctgattgcctttctcaagtgatccatttttggtatgcgtttacactttatagtctctgatgaaataggttgaggaggggagaactgtttgtctcaagttggtcattcagaattatatctgtgttttttaatttgttgatttccatagattctaacaacgatagtttaaggcctttattttgaatgtgaagaattttaaattcgtcattaaaagaattattatgatctagaaggtgaagtgcgtatgtagaatttgtttttctattattgaaagcccttttctGTTCttctattcgtttattaaaatttctaccagtttgaccgatgtaagtttttgggcagccgccacatttaagtttgtacacaccactgtgtaagtgtttttttattttggctcttgttgtttttaatatatttgcctaggttgttatttgttctgaaagctggagttattgctttattttttatgtgtttggctatttttgttgatattttgcctgtatgtgtaatcgagcagaaggtactgggttttttctctggtggtggaaatactaatttcagggctttcttgtacAAACAATTAATacaatgttaaatcaaaaactacacaagattaaaataaattttgtggaagttttgaaaacaaagttttcagtgttttattgttacataaaatgaatttccatcaagtatctaacggtcgaatccatcaatctcTTTTGGAATGATATAGGAAATTTAATTgatcattattatttattatagaaatatttattttattatacagtatactccctctataacgaacacggttattacgaggtttcgcttataacgagatacattagatgtcccgtgaaatttctattgaactataaccgtctgtagcgaggcaaatttggttataacaagagaaaataagatccaaaaacgtgtttttttacgtttttggtcgggtcgtggctataaataaataccttttcaaacagaccctcaataaacttaactgcagcccgcaataaacttctttacaatgaataaatacaactgtttcacatctttagaaaatatgagggaatgatactggaccatttaaagcagttaaaaatgacagagttcttaaaattgcagaagcaatagtttatgatatccttgaaaatacgctttatacaatatgtagttggaaaaaaaaatataagtacagatttttttattttaacgtatatcattgataataaaagtaaacaactcttttatgttttaatatatttcattgacaataaaagtaaataactttttttcaaaaacgccattcaaacaatatttattagcatcttatattgctccgaatggcttcactataggaagttaatggtttagaaaactacagattcatatgtatgcacagtattattattgtctgatataacgagatcgggtTATaccgaggtaattagtctgtcatttcacttctcgttatagagggagtctactgtattttgTTTACTGTACTATTTACTTTTCATATTTAAAATCAGCATCTAAAATAACAGACCTTTTTTCCTTTTGTATAGTTTGGAGCGTTCTTacgataaatttaaatattatatttaattttaacatttgttttacattttacGTAACATGCTTTGTTGTCTTGTAGAttcaaaaatttttacaatttgtgAAATCCATATACTCAAATTTACCTAACCATATGAACAAAATTTTTGAACCTAAACCACCGATTAAAGTAAAAGATTTGAGTGAAGTAAATATTGAAGAATTACTGAAAGAAACGTTTACTATGACTGTTATTCAAACCGAAGCGAGAAATGAAGACGGAACGTTGATTGCTGTAAGTTTTCTTAATACATACATATTTTTTAGCTTTTTCATTTGATTTTATTTACATGTTTGTAATCTGTTAAACATTTAATTATAtaagtatttataaatattaataatattagtaTTTACTTCTAAACGAGATGATTCTCCTTTTAAATATATATTGAGGTTACTCGTCAGACATTAAGAAATGTGCTATaataaacaaaacttttaaatctcATTTAATATTGTGTACGTAATTCAAACATTGTTTATTGGTATTTTCTGTTTTCGAAAACTTGTTCTGCTACTACTCAAAAACTTGCAATCATTAATTTGTATAACTATCCAATATACCTATATCCAACAAATAAAACTTTCCAAGACGAACTAAGTGTAAatttttttacgcacaaaaattATTTCGCAATTTAGGTATATTTGCAAAAATACTTGTTTTCTGTATTATCATGGAGTGTTCGGCAAGTTTTTAGATTTTCCGTAagattttaaatcaataaaacgTTATGAGATTTccataatttttttcaatattatcattttgaaaaaaatgttaataaataatactCAAAATAACATTTATCTGCTAAATTTTTTGTGTTTCTCACTCTAAAGCCGTTTGATATGTAGTCACAAATCCTTGTAACTCAACAGAAtctatatattaatattttttttagtattactTAATTCCGAAAGCTGTTCTTTCTTTGAAAGTTCTTCAAGAACTACCAATTATAGTAGTTCTAATGTACCAACTGTACAAGCAAAGTGTTCACCAGGACGTTAGTGATTTTATACCATTAATAATGAATACCATAACTCTTCAACCCACCTTAAAGCAAAGGCAAGCTGAGTCCTTTAATAAGGAGATATTCGTCGATTTTATGGGAGCTCAAATAAAAACGCTTTCATTTTTGGCATATATTATTAAGATTTATCAAGAAGTCGTCCAAAATCACTCCTCGATGATGGTACAAGGTATGTTGGGACTTTTGACGTTATGTCCCATGGAAGTAGCGCATCTTAGAAGAGAATTGCTTATTGCTGCACGGCACATTTTGGCAACGGAATTGAGAAATCGTAAGTAATTATCCAAATACATTTTATCATGTTTTATTGTTAGGTTTACTGATATATTTACTCATGGGATTATTTAATATACATTATTTAAAGATGCCCAAATTACATGATTTTCATATAAATTTTGCATATATTATATTTTCATCTAAATgtgtccatatatatatatatatatatatatatatatatatatatatatatatatatatatatatctgttatatatatatatatatatatatatatatatatatatatatatatatatatataatatatagtaaactcttaaatattggggaaatctgcaagaaatactctaatgtgtatcaattgtttcgccgaacgttttcgccaaagagaattaatttggcttcttcagggctgaaagagaataaattataattagctaccatatattatctattaaaacattattgatcttaccgtaacttagaattgtagagttagaatattaaaaaattttgctagtaacatagtggtgtttttttgttactatgtgcaaaaaaagttttttataagaattgaaatgtatggtagcttcgaacttgacacgtaaaggcttacccaaggttaatcgaaaaacccaatgcaactacatttaaaaggaggtaattctttgaaatgtcggcaataacgcgctatctcagagttttttagatagttaaaagtgaggttctgtttaagccagaacgcaagcgctgacaacttcattatatttggtatgaatctttatgtcgttaaggttcattggtgaaaacgaatgaatttaaatcccagtaaagggaaatattattttgattttctttatttaattatattatattgttcatgtattattgaatcttattgagacgtatctaagaaaagcaagggaatgttatatatttttttgttaatgaaaattaattataaaggtatgttagttgttaatggatatatcagtcaagttagtaatctgtgatatagtattgttcttggtatctgatttaagtaacaagtggtatatatcgcttagattcttgatgtcactcttaacattaatggagaaatcgttaagaaaaatttatttatattatattatatttatatatatatatatatatatatatatatatatatatatatatatatatgcaaattTGGATTTATATGCATTCAGTTGCTATTTGAAATAGAAGTATGTGAACCTATATAAAGTGTTAAAAATATTCGAGCACATCGTCAGTACTCTTGCAAGTGGAAATTAACGCTATTAGAAAAGCATAAACGTAAGTTGTAATCATTGTCGATATTCAAACAATCAGGATTACAATAAGTTTGCAGAAACACTAAGTTGGTACGGtaattgaattaaaattaaaaaaactaagtAGTGGTAACATCATTTACATATATTTGCAATGCTTGAGACGTTCAAAAATTTCCTCATGTGTTTATAACCATAAATATACATTTATTGACTATATTAGACTTATTCAGTGAGTAGTAGATAGCAAACTAAATCTAGAATCTACAGaatgaatatataaaaatataatccgTAGATCATAATCGTGAGATATGCACACTGTATACAAAGATCAAGGCCGCAACAAGAAGAAACACTCACGAAGAAATAATTCAATAGTAGATAAACATAAAAACCTACATTAGAAAAATGCAGATTTCTTGAAATGTGGATAGAAGAATTATTCAAAGAAGAGCAACAGGCAGAAACTGATGATTTTGGATGTTCAGGACCATCAACCTACACTCTTAAAGCGGGAATTCACGTTCTGATATTTATTCCGACTTGTGGTCTAACCTCTAAAGTTGGATCCGATATCGGACCATGAGTGGGCTTGCTGGATTGTTAGAACTTTAGTT of the Diabrotica undecimpunctata isolate CICGRU unplaced genomic scaffold, icDiaUnde3 ctg00001540.1, whole genome shotgun sequence genome contains:
- the LOC140431625 gene encoding transcription-associated protein 1-like, which encodes MQASTSSSSSSSMGSVHPHTALMNQFKSYVTMLADPECKDVLKLKATQELSKHFEIILNSALYSNFLDHSMNIFLKILDEGYPLFVAEYNIQQVRKLILEMLYRLPTNENLRPYVKQILSLMFRLLEIDNEENVLVCLKIIIELHKQYKPPFSPEIQKFLQFVKSIYSNLPNHMNKIFEPKPPIKVKDLSEVNIEELLKETFTMTVIQTEARNEDGTLIAYYLIPKAVLSLKVLQELPIIVVLMYQLYKQSVHQDVSDFIPLIMNTITLQPTLKQRQAESFNKEIFVDFMGAQIKTLSFLAYIIKIYQEVVQNHSSMMVQGMLGLLTLCPMEVAHLRRELLIAARHILATELRN